Proteins from one Streptomyces sp. NBC_00289 genomic window:
- a CDS encoding MerR family transcriptional regulator, with protein MADKREYRMEELAVEAGITVRTLRFYRERKLIHPPRREGRIAWYDDSHLARLRTISALLERGHTLNGIAELAEAFDHGRDVGDLLGLGVPTEEEPVRLTPEELAARFEGEVTPENLAAALDLGYLGTDGKEIVHISRRLLDVSSALVREGIPLAEVLAAGVRVREHADALAELFADLVLRHAGEEDLPRLRPLARSVVEAELSLALDRRMRKRN; from the coding sequence GTGGCAGACAAGCGCGAGTACCGCATGGAGGAGCTGGCCGTGGAGGCCGGGATCACGGTGCGCACCCTGCGCTTCTACCGCGAGCGCAAGCTGATCCACCCACCGCGCCGGGAGGGCCGTATCGCCTGGTACGACGACAGCCACCTGGCCCGCCTGCGCACCATCTCCGCCCTGCTGGAACGCGGCCACACCCTCAACGGCATCGCCGAACTGGCGGAGGCCTTCGACCACGGCCGCGACGTCGGCGACCTCCTCGGCCTCGGCGTCCCCACCGAGGAGGAACCGGTCCGCCTCACCCCCGAGGAACTCGCCGCCCGCTTCGAGGGCGAGGTCACCCCCGAGAACCTGGCCGCCGCCCTGGACCTCGGCTACCTGGGCACCGACGGCAAGGAGATCGTCCACATCAGCCGTCGCCTGCTGGACGTCTCCTCGGCCCTGGTCCGCGAGGGCATCCCGCTCGCGGAGGTCCTCGCCGCGGGCGTCCGCGTCCGCGAACACGCCGACGCCCTGGCGGAACTCTTCGCCGACCTCGTTTTGCGCCACGCGGGCGAGGAGGATCTGCCGCGCCTGCGCCCGCTGGCACGGAGCGTGGTGGAGGCGGAACTCTCCCTGGCGCTGGACCGGCGGATGCGGAAGCGGAACTGA
- a CDS encoding exodeoxyribonuclease III translates to MLTVTSANVNGLRAAAKKGFVEWLTATSADVLCLQEVRAEPHQLPEPVRAPDGWHVTHAPAAAKGRAGVSLYSRREPDRVRTGFGSSEFDGSGRYLEADLPGVTVASLYLPSGEVGTDRQDEKLRFMSEFLAHLKELRVRAAADGREVVVCGDWNIAHQQADLKNWRANQKNSGFLPEERAWLSQVFDAADGGYVDVLRALHPEVEGPYTWWSYRGRAFDNDSGWRIDLHVSTPGLAAKAVKGFVERAATHDERWSDHAPVTVVYDL, encoded by the coding sequence GTGCTCACTGTGACCTCCGCCAATGTGAACGGGCTGCGCGCAGCCGCCAAGAAGGGTTTCGTGGAGTGGCTGACCGCCACCTCCGCCGACGTGCTCTGCCTCCAGGAGGTGCGCGCCGAGCCGCACCAGCTGCCCGAGCCGGTCCGCGCGCCCGACGGCTGGCACGTCACCCACGCCCCCGCCGCCGCCAAGGGGCGCGCCGGTGTCTCCCTCTACTCCCGCCGCGAGCCCGACCGGGTGCGGACCGGCTTCGGCTCCTCCGAGTTCGACGGCAGCGGCCGCTACCTGGAGGCCGACCTGCCAGGCGTCACGGTCGCCTCCCTCTACCTGCCCTCCGGCGAGGTCGGCACCGACCGGCAGGACGAGAAGCTCCGCTTCATGTCCGAGTTCCTCGCCCACCTGAAGGAGCTCCGTGTGCGCGCCGCCGCCGACGGCCGTGAGGTGGTCGTCTGCGGCGACTGGAACATCGCCCACCAGCAGGCCGACCTCAAGAACTGGCGCGCCAACCAGAAGAACTCCGGCTTCCTGCCGGAGGAGCGGGCCTGGCTGAGCCAGGTCTTCGACGCGGCGGACGGCGGCTACGTCGACGTGCTGCGGGCGCTGCATCCCGAGGTGGAGGGGCCGTACACCTGGTGGTCCTACCGGGGGCGGGCCTTCGACAACGACTCAGGGTGGAGGATCGACCTCCACGTCTCCACCCCCGGCCTCGCCGCCAAGGCGGTCAAGGGCTTCGTCGAGCGGGCGGCCACGCACGACGAGCGCTGGTCGGACCACGCGCCGGTGACGGTCGTCTACGACCTCTGA
- a CDS encoding ABC transporter permease codes for MLSIALRGLRSRWITFVGSFLALSLGVAMIAVMGLALASSLDAPARGPERFAAAPVVVRGQDTLRVPTPNGVRTRRLARPHVVPAHVVAALRRLGKVTQDRSFTVRAEGGPRDLAGHPWPTAAFAPYELSAGRAPRAADEVAATGGWTAVGRRVRTDSGTVRVVGTLRGPDVEDALFYTDTRASRLAPRSTQLVVDAEASAVRKVVGGRAEILTGGERRLADADPDRDAEALTALNALFGTAGGVTGFVSVFVVASTFAFTVAQRRREFGLLRVAGATPGQVRRTVLAEALLVGVLASAAGCALGGYAAPHLAERVVDGGLAPAWFSVGDHVWPYQLAFWTGLSVALTGAAAASWRAGRTGPAEALREASVDSGTLTRGRLLCGAALLGTAVVTLALTLLTEPGDLLHRKTYVSRPMLLITATALLSPALVRPLTRLITWLPARLPGAAGTLVRENAAAGVRRTAAVAAPVLVTVALTGSFLGATATLSGAKAAEARRQTAADLVVTPAAGSGGFDAATVRRLRAVPGADVSASATSAVYVLEDGVALLRSEARAVDPRSLAATARLPVTAGRVAGLDDDSIVVNEEWAAHRVGRRVTVWLGDGTRRSLRIAAVLSTGTGDNGVYVTSANAKGAPVDRVDVRARTAEGADAVAAEVRKALPAPGQPGASARVFTREEWIGATTPRADSTSRLGLLLVLGIALLYTGISLANTLVMATTGRTRELGALRLAGATSGQVLRLVAAEALTVVTVGTALGVLVAALDLLGLWGALNLLDVRTAIRMPWSAVFAAAGACAIVAVSSGVAAAGMTLRRWSGGRGGS; via the coding sequence GTGCTGAGCATCGCCCTGCGCGGCCTGCGCTCCCGCTGGATCACCTTCGTCGGCAGTTTCCTCGCGCTCTCACTGGGCGTCGCGATGATCGCCGTCATGGGGCTGGCCCTCGCCTCCTCGCTCGACGCCCCCGCACGCGGGCCGGAGCGGTTCGCCGCGGCCCCGGTCGTCGTGCGGGGCCAGGACACCCTGCGCGTGCCGACCCCCAACGGCGTGCGCACCCGAAGGCTGGCCCGCCCGCACGTCGTACCGGCGCACGTCGTCGCCGCGCTGCGACGCCTCGGCAAGGTCACCCAGGACCGCTCCTTCACGGTGCGGGCCGAGGGCGGGCCGCGCGACCTGGCGGGCCACCCCTGGCCGACGGCCGCGTTCGCCCCGTACGAGCTGAGCGCGGGGCGGGCACCCCGGGCGGCCGACGAGGTGGCGGCCACCGGCGGCTGGACGGCCGTCGGCCGTCGGGTGCGGACCGACTCCGGCACCGTGCGGGTGGTCGGAACACTGCGCGGACCCGACGTCGAGGACGCCCTCTTCTACACCGACACCCGTGCCTCCCGACTGGCGCCCCGCAGCACGCAGTTGGTGGTGGACGCGGAAGCCTCGGCCGTACGAAAGGTGGTGGGCGGCCGGGCCGAGATCCTCACCGGCGGCGAACGGCGACTCGCGGACGCCGATCCCGACCGCGACGCCGAGGCGCTCACCGCCCTGAACGCCCTGTTCGGCACGGCGGGCGGAGTCACCGGGTTCGTGTCGGTGTTCGTGGTGGCGTCCACCTTCGCCTTCACGGTTGCCCAGCGGCGCCGGGAGTTCGGACTCCTGCGCGTCGCGGGCGCCACCCCGGGACAGGTCCGCCGGACCGTCCTCGCGGAGGCACTGCTCGTCGGCGTCCTCGCCTCGGCGGCGGGCTGCGCACTCGGCGGGTACGCCGCCCCGCACCTCGCCGAGCGGGTCGTCGACGGGGGTCTCGCACCGGCCTGGTTCTCGGTCGGCGACCACGTCTGGCCGTACCAACTGGCTTTCTGGACCGGCCTGTCGGTCGCCCTGACCGGAGCTGCGGCCGCGTCCTGGCGGGCCGGCCGGACCGGGCCCGCCGAGGCGCTGCGCGAGGCGTCCGTGGACAGCGGGACGCTGACGCGGGGGCGCCTGCTGTGCGGCGCGGCCCTGCTCGGGACCGCGGTCGTCACCCTCGCGCTGACGCTGCTGACCGAGCCGGGCGATCTCCTGCACCGCAAGACGTACGTCAGCCGCCCGATGCTGCTGATCACCGCGACCGCCCTGCTCTCCCCCGCCCTGGTGCGCCCGCTGACCCGGCTGATCACCTGGCTGCCGGCCAGGCTGCCGGGCGCGGCCGGGACGCTGGTCCGCGAGAACGCCGCCGCCGGCGTCCGCCGCACCGCCGCCGTGGCGGCCCCCGTCCTCGTCACGGTCGCCCTGACGGGCTCGTTCCTCGGCGCCACCGCCACCCTGAGCGGAGCGAAGGCCGCGGAGGCACGCCGGCAGACGGCGGCCGACCTCGTGGTGACCCCGGCCGCCGGCTCGGGCGGCTTCGACGCGGCGACCGTGCGACGCCTTCGCGCCGTGCCCGGCGCCGACGTCTCCGCGAGCGCGACGAGCGCGGTGTACGTCCTGGAGGACGGCGTGGCCCTCCTCAGGTCCGAGGCCCGGGCGGTCGATCCCCGGTCGCTCGCCGCCACCGCACGGCTGCCGGTGACGGCCGGCCGGGTCGCGGGCCTGGACGACGACTCGATCGTCGTCAACGAGGAGTGGGCCGCTCACCGCGTCGGCCGGCGGGTGACGGTGTGGCTGGGCGACGGCACCCGGAGGTCCCTGCGGATCGCCGCGGTGCTGTCCACCGGCACCGGGGACAACGGCGTGTACGTCACGTCGGCCAACGCGAAGGGTGCGCCCGTCGATCGCGTGGACGTGCGGGCGAGGACGGCGGAGGGAGCGGACGCGGTGGCGGCGGAGGTACGGAAGGCGCTGCCGGCACCGGGGCAACCGGGGGCGTCGGCCCGGGTGTTCACACGGGAGGAATGGATCGGGGCGACGACTCCCCGGGCCGACTCCACGAGCCGCCTCGGTCTCCTCCTCGTCCTCGGCATCGCCCTCCTCTACACCGGCATCTCCCTCGCCAACACCCTGGTCATGGCGACCACCGGCCGCACGCGGGAACTCGGCGCGCTGCGACTGGCCGGGGCGACGAGCGGGCAGGTGCTGCGCCTGGTCGCGGCGGAGGCGTTGACGGTGGTGACGGTCGGCACGGCACTGGGCGTCCTGGTCGCCGCCCTCGATCTGCTCGGCCTGTGGGGCGCGCTGAACCTGCTCGACGTACGGACGGCGATACGGATGCCGTGGTCGGCGGTGTTCGCGGCAGCGGGGGCGTGCGCGATCGTGGCGGTGAGCTCGGGGGTGGCCGCGGCGGGGATGACGCTGCGGCGATGGAGCGGGGGGCGCGGGGGCTCGTAG
- a CDS encoding tannase/feruloyl esterase family alpha/beta hydrolase, which produces MERGARGLVGRTLVGGADATSAFARLFLLPGVAHCGGGQGPGTFDALTAMVSWVTEGKAPGSLLTKSVDTGGTTTAARPVYPFPYVAENTTGCPAGDPGSYTPVRSTAEANLTLDRLGSFRSGYETVGNWVHGTWVVSKGKA; this is translated from the coding sequence ATGGAGCGGGGGGCGCGGGGGCTCGTAGGGCGGACGCTCGTGGGCGGCGCCGACGCGACCAGCGCCTTCGCCCGCCTGTTCCTGCTCCCGGGCGTCGCCCACTGCGGCGGCGGCCAGGGCCCCGGCACCTTCGACGCGCTGACCGCGATGGTCTCCTGGGTGACCGAGGGCAAGGCCCCGGGCAGCCTCCTCACCAAGTCGGTCGACACCGGCGGCACCACCACAGCAGCACGCCCGGTCTACCCGTTCCCGTACGTCGCCGAGAACACCACCGGCTGCCCGGCCGGCGACCCCGGCAGCTACACCCCCGTCCGGTCCACCGCCGAGGCGAACCTGACCCTGGACCGGCTCGGTTCCTTCCGCTCCGGCTACGAGACCGTCGGCAACTGGGTCCACGGCACGTGGGTGGTGAGCAAGGGCAAGGCATAA
- a CDS encoding sensor histidine kinase gives MQARSMWAALGARGYLGSGWPWRAVAFLASGALLGAVVLVVLVSGFLVGGVLAVGLIGLPLLVLTALTGIPVAAVERRRLRLVGSGPVPAGQHRVPDGPGLGAWLSTRLREPLTWRELAYALLFALLLWPLDALAVALVIALPGTMVAAPVLVAVDGEAKVVKLWTVTTWPEACAVAVPGMLLLAAGGYLLGAVAGLRGELTRSLLTAKDSERVTELVRSRARLVDAFEAERRRIERDLHDGAQQRLVALTLTLGLARLDAPPGPLADQLAKAHDEAGGALAELRELIHGIHPKVLTDYGLEAAVADAADRSPVPVDLDLKLPGRLPPHVESAAYFAVREALANVARHSAATRARVGAVHDGGRLVLVIGDDGGGGADPGGGSGLTGLADRVAVLDGTLTLSSPPGGPTLLRVEIPCRPSRQTVPCA, from the coding sequence ATGCAGGCACGGAGTATGTGGGCGGCGCTGGGCGCGCGGGGGTACCTGGGATCGGGCTGGCCGTGGCGCGCGGTCGCCTTCCTGGCGAGCGGGGCGCTGCTCGGGGCGGTCGTCCTCGTGGTGCTGGTGAGCGGATTCTTGGTCGGCGGCGTGCTCGCCGTGGGACTGATCGGTCTGCCGCTGCTGGTGCTCACCGCGCTGACCGGAATTCCGGTGGCCGCCGTGGAGCGACGGCGACTGCGACTGGTCGGGTCGGGTCCGGTGCCCGCCGGGCAGCACCGGGTGCCGGACGGGCCGGGCCTCGGGGCGTGGCTGTCCACCCGGCTGCGGGAGCCCCTGACCTGGCGGGAGTTGGCGTACGCGCTGCTGTTCGCACTGCTGCTGTGGCCCCTGGACGCGCTCGCCGTCGCTCTCGTGATCGCCCTGCCGGGCACCATGGTCGCCGCGCCGGTGCTGGTCGCCGTCGACGGCGAGGCGAAGGTCGTCAAGCTGTGGACCGTCACCACCTGGCCGGAGGCCTGCGCGGTCGCCGTACCCGGCATGCTGCTCCTGGCGGCCGGCGGGTACCTCCTCGGGGCCGTGGCCGGGCTGCGCGGGGAGCTGACCCGGTCCCTGCTCACCGCGAAGGACAGTGAACGGGTCACCGAACTGGTCCGGTCCCGGGCGCGGTTGGTGGACGCCTTCGAGGCGGAGCGGCGGCGCATCGAACGGGATCTGCACGACGGGGCCCAGCAGCGGCTCGTCGCCCTCACCCTGACCCTCGGGCTGGCCCGCCTCGACGCCCCGCCCGGACCGCTCGCCGACCAGCTCGCCAAGGCCCACGACGAGGCCGGCGGGGCCCTGGCGGAACTGCGTGAACTCATCCACGGGATCCACCCCAAGGTCCTCACCGACTACGGCCTCGAAGCCGCCGTCGCCGACGCCGCCGACCGCAGCCCGGTCCCCGTCGACCTGGACCTGAAGCTGCCCGGGCGGCTGCCCCCGCACGTCGAGAGTGCCGCGTACTTCGCCGTCCGCGAGGCCCTCGCCAACGTGGCCCGGCACAGCGCGGCGACCCGCGCCCGGGTCGGCGCGGTGCACGACGGCGGACGGCTGGTCCTGGTGATCGGTGACGACGGGGGCGGCGGGGCGGACCCCGGCGGCGGCAGCGGACTGACCGGTCTCGCCGACCGGGTGGCCGTCCTCGATGGCACACTCACCCTGTCCAGCCCGCCCGGCGGGCCCACCCTGCTGCGTGTGGAGATCCCGTGCCGGCCGAGCCGACAGACCGTTCCCTGCGCCTAG
- a CDS encoding flavin-containing monooxygenase: MNEHEHVRVAVIGSGFGGLGAAVRLRREGVTDFVVLERAGSVGGTWRDNSYPGCACDVPSHLYSFSFAPNPDWPRTFSGQEHIRAYLEHVTDVFGLRPHIRFDSEVKRMTWNAERLCWDIETSGGNLSADLVVSATGPLSDPKIPAVPGLDTFPGKVFHSARWDHDQDLRGKRVAMVGTGASAIQIVPAIQPDVSRLTLFQRTPPWVMPRIDRAVSGPERWLHRQLPVTARARRGLLWGLRELQVQAFTKHPNELGLVEQLAKRNMARAIKDPALRARLTPDYRIGCKRILLSSTYYPALAQPNVDVVASGLAEVRGSTVVAADGSEAEVDAIVFGTGFHVTDMPIAERVVGADGRTLAEAWKGGMEALRGASAAGFPNWMTVIGPNTGLGNSSMILMIESQLNYLADFVRQLDVLGGRAALDARPDAVRAWNHRVQERMKRTVWNTGGCTSWYLDASGRNSTIWPGTTTEFRRATRRVDLAEYEVLRAPAARTAPAAEVTA; this comes from the coding sequence ATGAACGAACACGAGCATGTACGGGTGGCGGTGATCGGGTCCGGATTCGGCGGACTGGGAGCCGCGGTGCGGCTGCGCCGCGAGGGCGTCACCGACTTCGTCGTCCTGGAACGGGCCGGCAGCGTCGGCGGCACCTGGCGGGACAACAGCTATCCGGGATGCGCCTGCGATGTGCCGTCCCACCTCTACTCGTTCTCCTTCGCGCCCAACCCGGACTGGCCGCGCACCTTCTCCGGGCAGGAGCACATCCGCGCCTACCTCGAACACGTCACGGACGTCTTCGGGCTGCGCCCGCACATCCGCTTCGACTCGGAGGTGAAGCGGATGACCTGGAACGCGGAGCGGCTGTGCTGGGACATCGAGACGAGCGGCGGAAACCTCTCCGCCGACCTCGTCGTCTCCGCCACCGGTCCGCTGTCCGACCCGAAGATCCCGGCCGTACCGGGCCTGGACACCTTCCCCGGCAAGGTCTTCCACTCCGCCCGCTGGGACCACGACCAGGACCTGCGCGGCAAGCGGGTCGCCATGGTCGGCACCGGCGCCTCCGCGATCCAGATCGTGCCCGCCATCCAGCCGGACGTCTCCCGGCTGACCCTCTTCCAGCGCACCCCGCCCTGGGTGATGCCCCGCATCGACCGCGCCGTCAGCGGCCCGGAGCGCTGGCTGCACCGGCAGCTGCCCGTCACCGCCCGGGCCCGCCGCGGACTCCTCTGGGGACTCAGGGAGTTGCAGGTCCAGGCGTTCACCAAGCATCCCAACGAGCTCGGCCTGGTGGAGCAGTTGGCCAAGCGCAACATGGCCCGCGCCATCAAGGACCCGGCGCTGCGCGCCAGGCTCACCCCCGACTACCGCATCGGCTGCAAGCGCATCCTGCTCTCCAGCACCTACTATCCGGCGCTCGCCCAGCCCAACGTGGACGTGGTCGCGAGCGGACTCGCGGAGGTCCGCGGCTCGACCGTCGTCGCCGCCGACGGCAGCGAGGCCGAGGTCGACGCGATCGTCTTCGGCACCGGCTTCCACGTCACCGACATGCCGATCGCCGAGCGGGTGGTGGGCGCCGACGGGCGGACCCTCGCCGAGGCGTGGAAGGGCGGCATGGAGGCCCTGCGCGGCGCCTCGGCGGCCGGATTCCCCAACTGGATGACCGTCATCGGGCCCAACACCGGCCTCGGGAACTCGTCCATGATCCTGATGATCGAGTCCCAGTTGAACTACCTGGCCGACTTCGTACGGCAGCTCGACGTCCTCGGCGGCCGCGCCGCACTCGACGCCCGGCCTGACGCCGTGCGGGCCTGGAACCACCGGGTGCAGGAACGGATGAAGCGCACCGTGTGGAACACCGGCGGCTGCACCAGCTGGTACCTGGACGCCAGCGGCCGCAACAGCACCATCTGGCCGGGCACCACCACCGAGTTCCGACGCGCGACACGACGGGTGGACCTCGCGGAGTACGAGGTGCTCCGCGCGCCCGCCGCCCGGACCGCGCCGGCCGCGGAGGTGACCGCGTGA
- a CDS encoding response regulator: MPAEPTDRSLRLVLAEDSVLLREGLAGLLTRFGHEVVAAVGDAEALLAAVADHAPDAVVTDVRMPPGFQDEGLHAAVRLREERPGLPVLVLSQYVQRAYAAELLDSGDGTGVGYLLKDRVGQVEEFVAALHEVAAGGTVVDPEVVRQLLRRRRDPLARLTPREREVLALIAEGKSNGAIARTLVVSEAAVGKHIGGILTKLDLPPAEETHRRVLAVLAFLRA, encoded by the coding sequence GTGCCGGCCGAGCCGACAGACCGTTCCCTGCGCCTAGTTCTCGCCGAGGACAGCGTGCTCCTGCGCGAGGGCCTGGCCGGACTTCTCACCCGGTTCGGGCACGAGGTCGTGGCGGCCGTCGGCGACGCGGAGGCGCTGCTCGCCGCCGTCGCCGACCACGCGCCGGACGCCGTGGTGACCGACGTACGCATGCCGCCGGGGTTCCAGGACGAGGGGCTGCACGCGGCCGTGCGGCTGCGCGAGGAACGGCCCGGTCTGCCGGTCCTGGTCCTCAGTCAGTACGTGCAGCGGGCGTACGCCGCCGAACTCCTCGACTCCGGCGACGGAACCGGCGTCGGCTACCTGCTCAAGGACCGCGTCGGCCAGGTCGAGGAGTTCGTCGCCGCGCTGCACGAGGTCGCGGCCGGCGGCACGGTCGTCGACCCCGAGGTGGTACGGCAGTTGCTGCGCCGGCGCCGCGATCCGCTGGCCCGGCTCACCCCGCGTGAACGGGAGGTGCTCGCGCTGATCGCGGAGGGGAAGTCGAACGGCGCGATCGCCCGGACACTGGTGGTCTCCGAGGCGGCCGTCGGCAAGCACATCGGCGGCATCCTCACCAAGCTGGACCTGCCCCCGGCCGAGGAGACCCACCGCAGAGTCCTCGCGGTACTCGCCTTCCTGCGGGCGTGA
- a CDS encoding ABC transporter ATP-binding protein, whose protein sequence is MAEIDVHDGTGEPGVRGGGVRADALTLRSVSRWYRSGGGRVTALDEVSLAFAPGTFTAVMGPSGSGKSTLLQCAAGLDRPDAGSVRLGDTELTRLGERRLTLLRRERIGFVFQAYNLLPSLTAAQNVALPLRLAGRRPPKARVREVLRRVGLDGRAGHRPSRLSGGQQQRVALARALITRPEVLFGDEPTGALDSRTGREVLTLLRDMADSEGRTVVMVTHDPVAASYADRVVFLVDGRVHGELAGASAGEIAERTARWETDGAPRPTAATAAARTAGAGPASPEAVSC, encoded by the coding sequence ATGGCTGAGATCGACGTACACGACGGGACCGGAGAGCCGGGAGTGCGGGGAGGGGGCGTGCGCGCCGACGCGCTCACGCTGCGCTCGGTGAGCAGGTGGTACAGGTCGGGCGGCGGCCGGGTGACCGCTCTCGACGAGGTGTCACTCGCCTTCGCCCCGGGTACCTTCACCGCCGTCATGGGACCGTCCGGTTCGGGCAAGTCGACCCTGTTGCAGTGCGCGGCCGGCCTGGACCGTCCGGACGCGGGCTCCGTCCGGCTCGGGGACACCGAGCTGACGAGGCTGGGCGAGCGACGGCTGACGCTGCTGCGACGCGAGCGGATCGGCTTCGTGTTCCAGGCGTACAACCTGCTGCCGTCGCTGACCGCCGCGCAGAACGTGGCCCTGCCGCTGCGCCTGGCCGGCCGGCGGCCCCCAAAGGCGCGGGTCCGCGAGGTGCTGCGCCGGGTCGGCCTCGACGGCCGGGCCGGCCACCGTCCTTCCCGGCTGTCCGGTGGTCAGCAACAGCGGGTCGCCCTGGCCCGTGCGCTGATCACCCGCCCCGAGGTGCTGTTCGGGGACGAGCCGACCGGTGCGCTCGACTCACGGACGGGGCGCGAGGTGCTGACCCTGCTGCGGGACATGGCCGACTCGGAAGGCCGTACGGTCGTGATGGTCACGCACGACCCGGTGGCCGCGTCGTACGCCGACCGTGTGGTCTTCCTCGTCGACGGCCGGGTGCACGGGGAGTTGGCGGGGGCGTCGGCCGGCGAGATCGCCGAGCGGACGGCGAGGTGGGAGACGGACGGGGCACCCCGTCCGACCGCCGCGACGGCTGCCGCGCGGACCGCGGGTGCGGGCCCCGCCTCGCCGGAGGCCGTCTCGTGCTGA
- a CDS encoding alpha/beta fold hydrolase has product MSRLAHMATGPYAPPAPARELTAVSADGARLHVEVHGPDGAPAVVLAHGWTCSTAFWAAQLRDLATDHRVIAYDQRGHGRSPAHPACSTEALADDLEAVLAATLAPGEQAVIAGHSMGGMTVLAVATRPAFREHAAAVLLCSTGSSRLVAESLVVPMRAGRLRTWLTKRVLGSRAPLGPVTPLALRILKYGTMGPGSAPHMVEACARIVHACPRRVRHAWSQVLDLLDLDHHVRELRAPTAVLVGAADRMTPPVHARALAAALPDCLGVTELPGLGHMTPVEAPELVTGKIRELVTTYVPVRHAKEDA; this is encoded by the coding sequence GTGAGCCGCCTCGCGCACATGGCCACAGGGCCCTACGCCCCGCCCGCGCCCGCCCGTGAACTCACCGCCGTCTCCGCCGACGGCGCCCGGCTGCACGTCGAGGTGCACGGTCCCGACGGCGCGCCCGCCGTCGTCCTCGCCCACGGCTGGACCTGCTCCACCGCCTTCTGGGCCGCCCAGCTGCGCGACCTGGCGACCGACCACCGGGTCATCGCCTACGACCAGCGCGGCCACGGACGCAGCCCGGCCCACCCCGCCTGCAGTACGGAGGCGCTCGCCGACGACCTCGAAGCCGTACTGGCCGCGACGCTCGCGCCGGGCGAACAGGCGGTGATCGCCGGCCACTCGATGGGCGGGATGACGGTGCTGGCCGTGGCCACCCGCCCCGCGTTCCGGGAACACGCGGCGGCCGTCCTGCTGTGCAGCACCGGCAGTTCGAGACTGGTCGCCGAGTCGCTGGTCGTGCCGATGCGCGCGGGGCGGCTCAGGACCTGGCTGACCAAACGGGTCCTCGGATCCCGGGCGCCGCTCGGACCGGTCACGCCCCTGGCCCTGCGCATCCTCAAGTACGGGACGATGGGCCCCGGTTCGGCCCCGCACATGGTCGAGGCCTGCGCCCGGATCGTGCACGCCTGTCCGCGCAGGGTGCGCCACGCCTGGTCCCAGGTGCTCGACCTGCTCGACCTCGACCACCACGTACGGGAGTTGCGGGCGCCGACCGCCGTCCTCGTGGGCGCCGCCGACCGGATGACCCCGCCGGTGCACGCCCGCGCGCTGGCCGCCGCGCTGCCCGACTGCCTCGGGGTCACCGAACTGCCCGGGCTCGGCCACATGACGCCGGTCGAGGCACCCGAACTGGTCACCGGGAAGATCCGGGAACTCGTCACCACGTACGTACCCGTGCGGCACGCCAAGGAGGACGCATGA
- a CDS encoding GNAT family N-acetyltransferase: MNIRRVAFDHPDAVKMNDQVQAEYHVLYGDGGDATELDPADFDPPNGVYLIVYDESGTPLATGGWRARDTNPEGNLDGDAELKRMYVVEQARGLGLARRVLAALEEDARTRGRVRMVLETGTKQPAAIALYASSGYEPCDKFGHYRFHDDSRCFAKRL, from the coding sequence ATGAATATTCGTCGCGTCGCGTTCGACCACCCTGACGCCGTCAAGATGAACGATCAGGTCCAGGCCGAGTACCACGTGCTCTACGGCGACGGCGGCGACGCCACCGAGCTCGACCCGGCCGACTTCGACCCGCCGAACGGCGTCTACCTGATCGTGTACGACGAGAGCGGCACGCCCCTCGCCACGGGGGGCTGGCGCGCCCGCGACACCAACCCCGAGGGCAACCTCGACGGGGACGCCGAGCTCAAGCGGATGTACGTCGTCGAGCAGGCCCGCGGTCTGGGGCTGGCCCGCCGCGTCCTGGCCGCGCTGGAGGAGGACGCCCGTACCCGCGGCCGCGTCCGCATGGTCCTGGAGACCGGCACGAAGCAGCCGGCGGCGATCGCGCTGTACGCCTCCAGCGGCTACGAGCCGTGCGACAAGTTCGGCCACTACCGCTTCCACGACGACAGCCGCTGCTTCGCGAAGCGACTGTGA